In Streptomyces sp. 1331.2, one genomic interval encodes:
- a CDS encoding MarR family winged helix-turn-helix transcriptional regulator — MTRAGKPTDQPSDQPSREELMARLHTAGRELSTAAVMFHAALAQLNGLSATEEKAIDLLLRHGPLTARELGEHSGLAPASVTGLVDRLQRKGFARRVPNPLDGRSVLIEAAEAPSEALAPHFTQWTGALDALCERYSDTELAAIVDFLGSAAVLQREATARMTTSRPTTPGTGATFEAGTALGRGEKLTLQTAAHGVVALMAGADPGAFSSARAGMAGGKALSAATGLVGRVLAEKPKGMKLGGKSTADLADQVFPALAASLALLRDLDPGEADNFRSVIRTAVEAALKTRHGGSPAMTAMAAKISTTLDNA; from the coding sequence ACCCGCGCCGGCAAGCCCACCGACCAGCCCTCCGATCAGCCCTCGCGCGAGGAGCTGATGGCCCGGCTGCACACGGCCGGACGGGAGCTCAGCACGGCCGCCGTCATGTTCCACGCGGCGCTCGCGCAGCTGAACGGCCTGAGCGCCACCGAGGAGAAGGCCATCGACCTGCTCCTGCGCCACGGCCCCTTGACCGCACGCGAGTTGGGCGAGCACTCGGGGCTGGCCCCGGCCTCGGTCACCGGGCTGGTCGACCGGCTCCAGCGCAAGGGCTTCGCCCGCCGGGTGCCGAACCCGCTGGACGGCCGGAGCGTCCTCATCGAGGCCGCGGAAGCCCCCAGCGAGGCCCTGGCACCGCACTTCACGCAGTGGACGGGTGCCCTGGACGCGCTCTGCGAGCGCTACAGCGACACCGAACTGGCCGCCATCGTCGACTTCCTGGGCTCCGCCGCCGTCCTCCAGCGCGAGGCGACCGCCCGTATGACCACGTCGCGCCCCACCACCCCCGGAACCGGGGCGACCTTCGAAGCCGGAACGGCCCTCGGCCGCGGCGAGAAGCTGACCCTGCAGACCGCCGCCCACGGCGTCGTCGCCCTGATGGCGGGCGCCGACCCCGGGGCGTTCTCCTCCGCCAGGGCCGGCATGGCCGGCGGCAAGGCGCTGTCCGCCGCCACCGGACTGGTCGGCCGCGTGCTCGCCGAGAAGCCCAAGGGCATGAAGCTCGGCGGGAAGTCGACCGCCGACCTGGCCGACCAGGTCTTCCCCGCCCTCGCGGCCTCCCTCGCCCTCCTCCGGGACCTCGACCCCGGCGAGGCCGACAACTTCCGCTCCGTCATCCGGACCGCCGTCGAGGCCGCGCTCAAGACCCGCCACGGCGGGAGCCCCGCCATGACCGCCATGGCCGCCAAGATCAGCACAACCCTCGACAACGCCTGA